A stretch of Lactuca sativa cultivar Salinas chromosome 6, Lsat_Salinas_v11, whole genome shotgun sequence DNA encodes these proteins:
- the LOC111900986 gene encoding uncharacterized protein LOC111900986: MGPSTCFFVFFSLFLGAYARLHPVMHPIENETRTVSPDVIAKACEPSMEKDFCISVLKTQSIGDIKSLKQATFVALQTASREAVATAELIKITRQKEEEKDVVEDTIEEETLADCSQSYSSIVDMLADATSALLTGPNQLDVGVQILAAMTTAETCGKSISAGKKTRQVEEVAKKNENVRKLCSNALSIYNVYAKGN, translated from the coding sequence ATGGGTCCATCAACATGTTTCTTCGTGTTCTTTTCGCTCTTCCTTGGGGCGTATGCGAGGCTTCATCCAGTGATGCACCCAATCGAAAACGAAACTCGAACCGTGAGTCCAGACGTGATTGCGAAGGCATGCGAACCATCTATGGAGAAAGACTTCTGCATTTCGGTCCTCAAAACTCAATCCATCGGCGACATTAAGAGCTTGAAACAGGCGACCTTCGTGGCACTCCAGACTGCATCGCGTGAAGCGGTGGCCACAGCTGAGTTGATAAAGATTACGAGGCAAAAGGAAGAGGAGAAGGACGTTGTGGAGGATACGATAGAAGAGGAAACGTTGGCAGATTGTAGCCAGAGCTACTCAAGCATCGTGGACATGCTGGCGGATGCGACCAGTGCATTGTTGACAGGGCCTAATCAGTTGGACGTGGGGGTTCAGATTCTGGCTGCAATGACGACGGCAGAGACGTGTGGAAAGAGCATTAGCGCTGGGAAGAAGACTCGTCAAGTAGAGGAGGTGGCTAAAAAGAATGAAAACGTCAGGAAGTTGTGTTCAAATGCTTTGAGCATTTACAACGTCTATGCCAAGGGAAATTGA
- the LOC111900987 gene encoding meiotic recombination protein SPO11-2, whose protein sequence is MGDERRSTIFFTEQHLSYADILPPLEVRARIEIAVLNFLEDLNSSTPAISNLPMINRKSSNSRVNQSLLTETSWIFLSRSFCTKSLTRENSAKAFIRVWKVMEMCYSILLLEKRVTQRELFYKLLCSSPDYFTTQLQVNQTIQDVVALLRCSRYSLGIMASSRGSIAGRLLLQGPDQETVDCTKCGSSGYAISGDLNILEKLVMKTDANYIIVIEKHAIFQRLAEDKVFNQIPCILITAKGYPDLATRFLLHRMSRAFPEMPIFGLVDWNPAGLAILCTFKYGSIGMGLEAYRYACNIKWLGLRKDDLELIPEESFVPLRPKDTQIAKSLTSSQILQDNYKEELAVMVESGQRAEIEALYFHGYDFLGKYLANKIVQVHYI, encoded by the exons ATGGGAGACGAGCGCAGATCCACCATCTTCTTCACCGAGCAACACCTTTCCTACGCCGATATCCTTCCACCTCTTGag GTCCGAGCTAGAATCGAAATAGCCGTCCTGAATTTCCTCGAGGATTTGAACTCTTCAACTCCAGCCATCTCAAACCTCCCTATG ATCAACCGTAAATCAAGTAATAGCAGAGTGAATCAGAGTCTATTAACCGAAACTTCATGGATCTTTCTGTCACGTTCATTCTGCACAAAATCATTGACGAGAGAGAATTCTGCTAAAGCCTTCATAAGAG TGTGGAAAGTGATGGAGATGTGTTACAGCATTTTACTTCTGGAAAAGAGAGTAACTCAAAGAGAACTATTTTACAAGTTGCTTTGTTCATCACCAGATTATTTCACTACTCAACTACAAGTCAATCAAACTATCCAAG ATGTGGTAGCATTGCTGAGATGTAGTCGTTATAGTCTTGGAATCATGGCATCTAGTAGAGGATCAATAGCAGGTCGATTATTGTTACAAGGGCCTGATCAAGAAACTGTTGACTGCACTAAATGTGGGTCTTCTGGTTATGCCATTTCTGGTGACTTGAACATTTTAGAAAAACTGGTGATGAAGACAGATGCAAATTATATAATTGTGATTGAGAAG CATGCGATATTTCAGAGGTTGGCTGAGGATAAAGTGTTCAATCAAATTCCATGCATTCTTATCACTGCAAAAGGATACCCTGATCTTGCTACAAG GTTTCTTCTTCATCGCATGAGTCGGGCTTTCCCTGAAATGCCAATTTTTGGATTAGTTGATTG gaaCCCTGCTGGATTGGCTATTCTTTGCACCTTCAAATATGGAAGTATTGGAATGGGCCTGGAAGCATACAGATATg CTTGCAACATCAAGTGGTTGGGATTAAGGAAAGATGATTTGGAGTTAATACCAGAAGAATCCTTCGTTCCATTAAGGCCGAAAGATACGCAAATTGCCAAAAGCTTGACTTCTTCACAAATATTACAG GATAACTATAAAGAAGAACTGGCAGTAATGGTTGAGAGTGGACAAAGAGCAGAAATTGAAGCTTTATACTTCCATGGATATGATTTCTTGGGGAAATATTTAGCAAATAAAATTGTACAAGTCCATTACATTTAG